tttgtcttaatatgggcatactgattccatatatgcggattatcgtaaaggccatcgatgttactaattatgcaattattgaatacacgagtgatgcagttacggagcgatgcagaacatctgtgtaagagattttgttttcgttttattttcaactccgaaaaaagtgaaacggacgccggtaaaatatcactgcgtgtcccgtcatcagttttgcaccattaggtctataaaatgtatacaaagttaggtttcaataacaggaaactttttttggcgacgagaccatgtccataaggcatagaaatgttgtttttgccccgaaaggtattaggatcgtggcgccattatcatcattatcggggattcctttttgtgatgaaggcaccagtcgaaatgttcgtattccagaatgtaatgaacataactctgtactcccccggggagatgatgtattttgcgacacgcataccccccctggaatagtgcatgatgggaaagagggaaaaggtCTATAGCAACATTATAATGGAGGAGTCTGGCCAATGAAAgggagatgggcactccgatcactgtttatcacgatcgtctcctttacctttaccttcacTTACTAATAAGTCTTCTTTATGGTTTTCCCCTATTTAGCTGGAAAAAGATCTAATGATGACTTGAAAAACTTTATGGGATTCCTCTCGGACACGACGGAAGACAAACAAGTAAGCATACCGTATATCATTTTGTTATTATAACATTAAACATCATCCTCATATATCGCATGGGTTGAATATTTAACTTACTTTGGATTATATTTAGTATTTCTTTAACTCTTCAAAATGATTAAGTTTTGATAAAGGAGGTGAATTTATGTTATTATTTGCTATATTTACCATCTTGATTCAAATTGATATGATATAAGACGAATTAGGTTAAGCAACGTCCATTTTCCGCTAATGCAAGTATATTATATGAAAGCCGCTATCGCTAATAAGCTAAACAACATCAAGAATCCCTATATACATCCcagcaaaaacgttttaaataagttatatcttggcttttggtttaggtaaaaacgttttaataacattaaaatgtcaggttatataaaggtcatgaaaacgttttgtataaaaacgcactacaacaacatttctaaaatgtgttcaacatgttattgtaaagtatttttgcaaacattttgccaaatattttgtcaacacttaaataacattatgttaaaatgtttacccagcaaacacagaaatattttgaaaacgtttttacaaaacgttttaataacatttaaatgtcgggttatataaaggtcatgaaaacctttttaaaacgttattgcaaatattttgggcaaacatttttagcaaaaatatttttcaaccccaaaataacattatgtttgtatcaagttttcaaagtgtttttggaatgttattaaaacgttgttataccctttatataacccgacatttaaacgttttctgtaaaatattttatgtgtcctgggcagtagattattagattttttttaatgttatgaaaacgttttatactcttaatatatccttcatataacccgacatttaaacgttttctgacaacctttttataaccttttgcgaatgatgtcgaaaacgttttgtgtttgctgggataatataACAAGGATTTTATTAAATGTGGAATACTATGTTGATAGGACATATATCCATACGTATCAATGCATTTGACTCTAACTTGTATGCCATTTACTATGAAGGGTGAAATAATATAGCAATGATAATTACTAGAGCTAATAGAGGTATATCTTTCTACTGTTGTTGTGCATCACTTTTTATTAAACAGAAGAAGGTTAAGTTAAATTTTACAGTTCGATAACTACCGCAACTAACGTTATTCTACGTTGGTGCAGTGATTTAATATGATATAAGAGCAACATTAATGCTATTTAACTGCGTTATGAACTCAAAGGAAGCCTTTAAGAACTACCGACGACTGTCTAATTGAATTTCCTCTTCTGCAATAAATATCTAAATTATATTACCAAATCGACCCACAACCCTAAAATTTCAACGGAATTTTAGATACTGTGAAGATTTGCTCCGTGTTGAGTGATTTTACTTTTTTCACATTATTACTTCGAGTTTTAATGGATGAAAAAGGTAAATAGCTACATCTTAAGTCGTGTGGACAAGTAAGGTTTATTTGATGCTCAGCACTACCCCTTTGTTAATGTGTATAACGAAGCCGTACTGTCACATATATCAGCACTAGCCCTGTATCATCACCAGCATTCTAATTGTGAGACATACATTGCATTCAAAGTGATGAttgattttccatttttatttattcaaaaccgTCGTCTGGTATGCAAAGAAAATTGTGTGCGTGAAAATACTATTAAAATAATATCATTAAGTGACACTTATTTCAATCATTTAAAGAATATAAAACCTTTATTGTATGGTTATAGATgtcttaaaaattaaaatatactctaccaaaatatcaattaaacACAATTATCCTTCTAAGGTCTGAAAAGGTGTCTAATGTTATGAATAAAAAGTTCCGATGTTTGAAGTcagtttcatacactcttagaaagaCAAATTTTCTAAGAGCTGTATTATAAATAACAGCAAAGGCTTCTAGGACATTGAAAGAACACCAACATGATTTTTCCTTGCATTTACTGAACCTTTTTCATGTCTAAAATTGCAAAACCTGTTTCACATACACAGGGCAGCTTAGCTTACGAACGTTTTTAGGTTCTATATAAGTTTTAACTTAAGATACTTTATATCAAgtgtaattgaagacctgagcacaagaagaccgtaagtccacttgcaccctcaacatgtatacactaaagttacgtatagtttcttagagttttataatgttaaatgcatgttccagggtgaaaatatCATTAAAGGTTGTGACAGATCTGtgttggccctgaacatgtataaaacattaccaaactatacgaaactatacgtaacttgagtgtatacatgttgaagggTCAAATGGACTTacgtcttcttgcgctcaggtcttcaattataacagtAGCTTAGGAGCCCATTGTttataacaataaaaataaataaaatgaaagaacAATAAAAACGGCAAACAAACAGGTGAGAAGAAGttaaaagaacattttatttCAAGCGTGGAAACTGTAACTGCTAACCATTTTTTTCTTCTGTCGTCTTTATTTCCTCTCTATATAAAAGGACACAAGACCAGCagattatcaaaatcaaaaagattTCCTACAAACAGACAAAACATGTTGGCTCGATACAGCTTACTCAAGACTTTCACCAGAGTGGCAAGAGGTTGTATACAAGGTAAGGATATATTACGTTGAGGAGTTAATTGTTTGAAACATAAACAAAAGAGACAGGGCTAGCACCTGTCATGCAAGTGCTTTGTATGCTTTGAATTCACGCATATTCATTATTTTTCActaaaaaatggcgtatataaaattaaaataaatgctGCTTAACAATCCAGAGCAAATAACGGTTAAAAAGTACCGCTTTCACCACCAGACCTAGGTATCTATAACAATATCCAAAGAGATGTGTACACAATTAGCGTTAAAAGtataccaacttcccttaactgTAGCTTAGGCTTATATATACAATCAATACCAGACACAAATAGATGAAAATggatttttgaaatcaataaaaaTTACTAAAATATAGCATAATGTGGTATTGCTTACCAAATAAACAACCCATTGTTGTGCGAACTGGAGAGAAACTAAGATTACGCACGTACTGAATAAAAAGAGGGTacgtttaagggatctagaatgagcgtttattgcgtttcgacagtatttttttagggacatgagagcacctcagacctatcgaattgcattctgaatacgaagcatgtctttctgatatcaaataattttcatttttgaaaatcacaatataatacaaattttatgacaaattataaaaatttaatatttttcaaatttttgatatataacagtcctcgaagtaaactatataaatctaatgatatattcttaaagtgtatgtagctgggaggaaaagccgacggtcaattgaaaattttgacctttcatattgaagatatggatttttttccccaaaagacctttttttttgtggtgtttggggaaaaaatccatatctccaatacgaaaggtcaaaatgttcaattgatcgtcggcttttcatcccatctacatacactttaggtataaatcatcagatttgtaaagtttacttcgagtactgttaaatatcaaaaatatcaatttctaatgatttgccataaaatgtgtattaaattgcgaatttcaaaaaatcaaaattattggatatcagaaggacattctttgtattcagaatgcaattcgatatgtctgatgtgctctaatgtcccaaaataaatactgtccaaacgttcataccccatcccttaacggtTAAATAACCCATGGATGTTTTGTTCCGACATAAACTAGTTGTAGATACATTTTTGTGCTTACTTTTGGAATAGCCATTCTAACACATCCACTTACCCAGGGATAACCGTCAAAAGATCGGGATGAGTGGGATGATATTTTGAGTAAAATCCATAATTCTAATTTAAAGTCAAAGATTGAGTGACGATTCCAGGTTTAAACAGCAACAGTTAAAGAGTACGTTGCCATTGAGGTAGTTCAATTGTATCTGTTCACTTTCTAATAATGGCGAAGGGTAGTAATTTGTTTACGCCAGGTGACTAAGAGTATGATTATAAATTGAGATTGGAGTGTACTGTGGCTAAAACAGTGCTTATCTGATTTAAACAGTCAAACATAAATACATATAACATAGCTAGTTTTCTTGCACTCTCATTTTGCGATAACACAAACATGCACAAGATATTAAAAGATAGTAATGTTATTATACGTGTCCTTGTTAGTGTCCGTGGTCAGCTTGTAAACACACAATATTTTGTAGAAACCATTGTCACATGAATCTTACTGCCGAAACGTGGCCTGAATTCAAAGAAGCCGGAAGCTCAACTCCTTTACTTTTCACAACTTGATAGCCAATCTTAAGTTAAAAGGACGTATTTAATGAAACAAAAAGAGACCTATATTCTTGCAGACAGATTCCAAAAGAAGCCTGTTATCGAAGGTGTCGCAAGAGACTTAGATCTGTGCGTGTCACAAAGTTGTGCTATTTGTCAACCGTTAAGCATAATCATGCCAATGGTCATGATGGTACAAGCATAGTTTTTATGTTCAAACTGCTCTAATACCATAACAAGCAACACACACAGTTCAATTTCGATCATATCccaatgtttatttattaacagCAACATCagcaacaaagaaaaaaaaaaagactgtgaAACATAAGCCTCGCGTGTGGGAGAAATACATTTCGTGTTGAATGTCAGATTTTGCTCGTTTTCCAAAATTTAGACTACATTGGGTGAACAAATCGCGACCATTTAACATAAGAAAAGTTAAATACTATTATTAGCTGATTAAAGGTCAAAACCTTTGATTCAAGCACAAGAAAATTATTCCTAAGCTGAACATTTCTAGCTGGTTTTTagcattttggtttattccggGGTAGGAATAATTTTCTTGTCTTTTTGAAgttttaaaatgtattcatttaATCAATATACCCAAACAGATGaataaaatcaatattagcgacaaatgactcctttaagggatctaaaatgagcgtttattgcgtttcgacagtatttattgtggcacatgagagcatctcagacctatcgaattgtattctgaatacgaagcatgtctttctgatatcaaataattttcattttttaaaatcacaatataatacaaattttatgacaaattataaaaatttgatattttcaaattttgatatataacagtcctcgaagtaaattatataaatctaatgatatattcttaaagtgtatgtagcagggaggaaaagccgacggtcaattgaaaattttgacctttcatattgaagatatggatttttcccaaaaagacctattttttttttttttggtgttttggggaaaaaatccatatcttcaatacgaaaggtcaaaattttcaattgatcgtcggcttttcatcccacctacatacactttaagtataaatcatcagatttataaagtttacttcaagtactgttaaatatcaaaaatatcaattttaatgatttgccataaaatgtgtattaaattgcgaatttcaaaaaatcaaaatgatttgatatcagaatgacattcttcgtattcagaatgcaattcgatatgtctgatgtgctctaatgtcccaaaataaatactgtccaaacgttcataccccagcccttaacttgaCCACATTAAAAGCGTACTTGTAAAGAAAACACGTGAAATCCAATGTCACATAATTATGATATGCACGGTTCCACACCGAATGTATGCGCGGTACAATGATGTGTGAACGCGAAGTCATCTATGTAGCTGATTTGTCGGAAATCAAATAACTGAAGTCAATTATTTAAACGGTAATGGTTGAAAGCAAAATAAAACGgaaagaaaacatacaaaatatttacGTCAGACCGATGCGCAATAATTATAGTCATATGCGTCATTTTTGGTGAATTCTGTggtttgttttatatattttttaaaacctTGACAAACAGGTAAATACATAGATTTTAAGCTAACTGATCTGAACAATTAAttagctaaaataataattaagatGTTGAACCTCTATTGAATTTTTACGGTTAATACAAGAAATTGATATCAACCAAAGTGTGCTGTCCCAAAGGTAGATGCAACTTTCGTTTATTTTAGATTAATTTTATTCTCCACGAAAAAAAAACCATccgaccgaccaaccctacttgaaaggtccgtacGCCAGTAGAACAGTGTTTTTGTCGATTAAGCATCAAATACCAAAATATGGCCATTTCAAAGACACATCCAGATACAttttttgttcagttttaaagTCATATCAACAACATTTATTGATGGTAAAAACATGTGTTTACACTCGTCGTACAAATAAAATGTTTAACATTAAAAGGTTAAGGATTATCTAACAATCTTGAGTAAAGATAAGTGTTCAAATACACAaatgcatcatgataaaataagGACTATATATAAACGTGCAGCCATAAATTTGAATAACTTTTAACCGAAACAGGAAAAAATTGTATAGATTTTCGCGATTGTTAGCTGTTActattctttttatatgaaattgtCACGTTCACAGGATATTGCCATTTATGTGCCCACCAACCCATCCTCAATTTAAGCTCATTCACTTAAGATTCACTCAAttgaaataattacaaattacatATCATCCTTttagtattattataattataattattattattattatcattatttattattattattattattattattattattattattattattattattattattattattactactactactactactactactactactactactactactactactactactactactactactactactactactactactactactactactactactactactactactactactactactactactacttattACTTGCGCTAATATTTCACTCAATCTCATATAAACTGATTTCACTTAAGATTTCAATATGTTTTTTCTTACCATTCTATTAATAGTATCAATGTTTCTATTATTTTCCTTTTATAGATTCTAACAATGGCGGAAAGCAAGCGGAGTTAGTTTTGCCATTAGGTTGATTCTTCATGTTGTCTACGGATGACTAACCACACTGTTTATTACTGTTTTTGTTTCAAACCAAATAAAGTACACTAATTACGTCACATTACGTCATCATTCACGAACCAAACACTTCTTCATGTTGGGAATCCATTTTGTACATTGGCGGTGTTTGTAAAGACATTGATATacgttaatataaaatataagtgTGCATTATTATTAATGAGAAATGTAATTAATTAAACAATACAAATGTTTCATTAAACAAAGATTAAAGATTAAACAATCCTTTCAAGATTTTAACATGCCAGTGTCTTTAAATAATCAAACTTACTTAGTTGAAATGTTTTGTGTcgaaaacaattttgtttaaaaatgacaTAACCTTAATAAGTAACATGAATGAATAGCATTAgaagaaatatatatttatatatatacactgcaaaatagtgtcaaaaaaggTCCTTAGGTGGCTACTTAAAGGTGTCAAATTTATTCTATTATGGGTGTAAGATGATGACATATTTGGGTGTTATGTTCATTTTGACGCCTAGGTGGCCACATTGGGACACGTTTTCAAAGAAGACCATTACGCCCAAAGTACCAAACTGCTACATTTCCAGACATTTttcataataatcatgataacattCCTTTCGTTTGGCGCAATATTTAATCAAAGTTTACACTACGCTACTgctatcatgattattattaaaatatttggaaatGTAGCAGTTTGGTACTTACTGGGCTCGATACCATGGACAAAATGGCGACGAGAATGTAGAGAAACTCTTGCGTGTACCACGGCGCATGCCTAGTATCTTGTCAGACGCTCGGTATTAGTTAATTAGATCAAtagatacaaacaaaataaaaaggtatTACTAATTGAATTCTATTCATTAGAAATTTATTGGCACAATTTCCTAATAATGCTTTAAATGGAGAAAATGCTCGCAACCTtgaatttaatttgctatctcaaatcatttcattagagATCCAAGCAGATATTTGTGCTATAATTGTGTTACATAAAATATCATTACATATTgatatttattgttgtttattttaCATAAGGATTATTAAGGAAAATATCTTTTTTGGTTtcaaatagtttataataataaGTTTCCGCAACGGTAAATGTCCAGCTGTATGTATACGGATTTTAAGGTTTTAGTTattaagagagattttctgagaaatactgatgctatgggaaaaaggtggaagatgggggtcagcaaatttcaaccatattttggcaatttaataagtttggataagtgttcagaataatcagtataaaaaaatctgctatgccccctcctgggaaatatgggcccctaaaatatgcccctaacacgtatttccctgacttgtaaaatgccgttttatgccatttttgaacaaattttggcacctaagacaagcatctatgaaagtaaatttttctacacatcttctttcatcctttgtctttatcaaaaaatataaaacaacaaatgttcatattgggatgttccatttatgaacaggggtgggggcccatatttcacatttacaacttttgaaaaaagtgaaatctccctctactttgtgacgtcattgtaggagttcctcaatctttctcaaattgttcattacaggagagaacctctgtacataggtcatttatataatgcaataaaaatcatggagacttttttacttttcatagaacacaaacatggattttcccaatatgtgacattggtataatgatgctctATATAACGCCAAATCAAATATAAGATTTTTTCACTGTAGCAGTTCCTTTTCTTgagccaatagtcagttattccattgaggagttaagaaccacaattaagaatgcaaatcaagtgcaggggtaggtgtttctcttttacagcatattggtaaaatcgccagtagataatgctccttgaata
Above is a window of Amphiura filiformis chromosome 20, Afil_fr2py, whole genome shotgun sequence DNA encoding:
- the LOC140141950 gene encoding uncharacterized protein isoform X3, whose product is MNFAQHRHILCYFFMAILACSIWASSAANKNKNRLFGPMAGKRSNDDLKNFMGFLSDTTEDKQDTRPADYQNQKDFLQTDKTCWLDTAYSRLSPEWQEVVYKILTMAESKRS
- the LOC140141950 gene encoding uncharacterized protein isoform X2, which codes for MMMRWLLFVCLVYLCSLVPTYANRSDYSSLSTRMRQFLGGPAGKRSNDDLKNFMGFLSDTTEDKQDTRPADYQNQKDFLQTDKTCWLDTAYSRLSPEWQEVVYKILTMAESKRS
- the LOC140141950 gene encoding uncharacterized protein isoform X1; the protein is MMVRWLLLVCLVYICSLVPTYANRSDYSSLSTRMRQFLGGPAGKRSNDDLKNFMGFLSDTTEDKQDTRPADYQNQKDFLQTDKTCWLDTAYSRLSPEWQEVVYKILTMAESKRS